A genomic stretch from Edaphobacter aggregans includes:
- the cdd gene encoding cytidine deaminase — MSSLTPAQIADLHQRAIAVAHHAYAPYSNFRVGAALLLDNGAILTGCNVENASYRLTTCAEQSAIAAAVSQHGPTIRIRAIVIANLNDTASQPCGACRQTIHEFSTPDTQVFFPAEDGTLTSSTIADLLPAAFLLSK; from the coding sequence ATGTCGTCTCTCACACCAGCTCAGATCGCCGATCTCCACCAGCGCGCCATCGCCGTCGCCCATCACGCCTACGCCCCCTACAGCAACTTCCGAGTAGGCGCTGCCCTCCTCCTCGACAACGGAGCCATCCTTACCGGCTGCAACGTCGAAAACGCCTCCTACCGCCTCACCACCTGCGCCGAGCAATCCGCCATCGCCGCCGCCGTCAGCCAGCATGGCCCAACCATCCGCATCCGCGCCATCGTCATCGCCAACCTAAACGACACCGCCAGCCAACCTTGCGGAGCCTGCCGCCAGACCATCCACGAGTTCAGCACGCCCGACACGCAAGTCTTCTTCCCCGCCGAAGATGGCACTCTCACCTCATCCACCATCGCCGACCTACTCCCCGCAGCATTTCTTCTGAGCAAATGA
- a CDS encoding thymidine phosphorylase: MTQTIHPIDVIIHKRDGLTLTDAEIEAFIRAIVDRTPDNQLVTDAQIAAFLMAVFQRGLSPHELATLTSAMRYSGETFDATSLHTFTIDKHSTGGVGDKTSLLIAPILAAAGLASPTPAGVPGICVPMISGRSLGHTGGTLDKLETIPGFNTQLSLTQLADTLKKCGAALIGQTPRIVPADRILYALRDHTGTVESAFLITASIMSKKLAESLNALVLDVKVGSGAFMPTYESSKFLAKLMVQTGEASGTRTVALLTSMDEPLGRFSGNWIEVWECIDIMKQDRHPMSADLIELTNILAGWMLYLADHAITPEDGAVLSDEYLRSGEAYSAWLKIVAAQGGDTSLFEDPATHHKPTGTRTITAPQDGYLTSMDCKQVGWAVQRLGAGRAKPGDPVSAHAGIEMHAKLGDRITEGQPLVTLFAEDPTLLNEPEHMLRETLKITPMLAPKQPLIREVVTM, translated from the coding sequence ATGACCCAGACCATCCACCCCATTGACGTCATCATCCACAAGCGCGACGGCCTCACCCTCACCGATGCCGAAATCGAAGCCTTCATCCGCGCTATCGTTGACCGCACCCCTGACAACCAACTCGTCACTGACGCCCAAATCGCCGCCTTTCTCATGGCCGTCTTCCAACGCGGCCTCTCCCCCCACGAGCTCGCCACCCTCACCTCAGCCATGCGCTACTCCGGCGAGACCTTCGACGCCACGTCCCTCCACACCTTCACGATCGACAAGCACTCCACCGGAGGCGTCGGCGACAAGACCTCCCTCCTCATTGCCCCCATCCTCGCAGCCGCCGGCCTCGCCTCGCCCACGCCCGCCGGAGTCCCTGGCATCTGTGTCCCCATGATCAGCGGCCGCTCCCTCGGCCACACCGGTGGCACCCTCGACAAGCTCGAAACCATCCCCGGCTTCAACACCCAGCTCAGCCTCACACAACTAGCCGACACCCTAAAAAAATGTGGAGCCGCTCTCATCGGCCAAACTCCACGCATCGTCCCCGCCGACCGAATCCTCTACGCCCTCCGCGACCACACTGGCACCGTAGAATCCGCCTTCCTCATCACCGCAAGCATCATGAGCAAAAAGCTCGCCGAGTCCCTCAACGCCCTCGTCCTCGACGTCAAAGTAGGCTCCGGCGCCTTCATGCCCACCTACGAAAGCTCCAAATTCCTCGCCAAACTCATGGTCCAAACCGGCGAAGCCTCAGGCACGCGAACCGTCGCCCTCCTCACCTCCATGGACGAGCCCCTCGGCCGCTTCTCCGGCAACTGGATCGAAGTCTGGGAGTGCATCGACATCATGAAGCAGGACCGGCATCCCATGTCCGCCGACCTCATCGAACTCACCAACATCCTCGCCGGCTGGATGCTTTACCTAGCTGATCATGCCATTACGCCAGAAGACGGTGCCGTACTCTCTGACGAGTATCTCCGCAGCGGCGAAGCCTACAGCGCATGGCTGAAAATCGTCGCCGCGCAAGGCGGAGACACCTCCCTCTTCGAAGACCCCGCCACCCACCACAAACCCACCGGCACCCGGACCATCACCGCTCCACAAGACGGTTACCTCACCTCCATGGACTGCAAGCAAGTAGGCTGGGCCGTCCAGCGCCTCGGAGCAGGCCGCGCTAAACCCGGCGACCCCGTCAGCGCCCACGCCGGCATCGAAATGCATGCCAAACTAGGCGACCGCATCACCGAAGGACAACCCCTGGTCACCCTCTTCGCAGAAGACCCCACCCTCCTCAACGAACCCGAACACATGCTGCGCGAAACCCTCAAGATCACGCCAATGCTCGCCCCAAAACAACCTCTCATCCGCGAGGTCGTCACCATGTAG
- a CDS encoding MoaD/ThiS family protein: protein MIRVVLPAHLRTLARVSGEVTLDVVGEVTQRSVLDALEAQYPMLCGTIREHGTLQRRAFLRFFACEEDLSHESPDAPLPEAVVKGKEPFLVVGAVAGGWI, encoded by the coding sequence ATGATTCGTGTGGTGCTTCCGGCGCATTTGCGGACGCTTGCGAGGGTGAGTGGCGAGGTGACGCTCGATGTGGTGGGCGAGGTGACGCAGCGTTCGGTGCTCGACGCGCTGGAGGCTCAGTATCCCATGTTGTGCGGGACGATTCGGGAGCATGGGACGCTGCAGCGGCGCGCGTTTTTGCGGTTCTTTGCGTGTGAGGAGGATTTGTCACATGAGTCGCCGGATGCGCCTTTGCCGGAAGCGGTGGTGAAAGGGAAGGAACCTTTTCTGGTGGTGGGGGCTGTGGCGGGCGGCTGGATATAA
- a CDS encoding WD40/YVTN/BNR-like repeat-containing protein, giving the protein MSKVRVLVGTRKGAFVLTSDGKREKWEISGPHFAGWEIYHVKGSPVDPNRLYASQSSGWFGQIIQRSNDGGKTWEQMGNKFAYDGVPGTHQWYDGTPHPWEFKRVWHLEPSLTDAETVYAGVEDAALFRSSDGGKNWEELSGLRGHGSGPHWQPGAGGMCLHTIILDPSDAARIYIAISSAGAFRTDDGGKTWRPINQGLRSEHIPDPTAEVGHCVHHIAMHPSRPGTLFMQKHWDVMRSDNAGDSWQEVSGNLPTDYGFAIDVHAHEPETIFVVPIKSDSEHYPLDGKLRVYRSKTGGNEWEPLTKGLPQSDCYVNVLRDAMSVDSLEECGVYFGTTGGQVYCSPDGGSSWMPIVRDLPAVLSVEVQTLSSGSQTLS; this is encoded by the coding sequence ATGAGCAAGGTACGGGTATTGGTTGGGACGCGGAAGGGCGCGTTTGTTTTGACGTCGGATGGGAAGCGCGAGAAGTGGGAGATCAGTGGACCGCACTTTGCCGGATGGGAGATCTATCACGTCAAGGGGTCGCCGGTCGATCCGAACCGTTTGTATGCGTCGCAGTCGAGCGGGTGGTTTGGGCAGATTATTCAGCGATCGAATGACGGCGGCAAGACGTGGGAGCAGATGGGGAACAAGTTTGCTTACGACGGTGTTCCGGGGACGCATCAGTGGTATGACGGGACGCCACATCCGTGGGAGTTCAAGCGAGTCTGGCATCTGGAGCCTTCGCTGACGGATGCGGAGACGGTGTATGCCGGTGTGGAAGATGCTGCTTTGTTTCGGTCGAGTGATGGCGGGAAGAATTGGGAGGAGCTGTCAGGTTTGCGCGGGCATGGCTCGGGACCGCATTGGCAGCCGGGTGCGGGCGGAATGTGTCTGCACACGATCATTCTGGATCCGAGTGATGCTGCGCGGATCTATATAGCGATCTCGTCTGCGGGGGCTTTCAGGACGGACGATGGCGGGAAGACGTGGCGGCCGATTAATCAGGGGCTGCGGTCGGAGCATATTCCCGATCCGACGGCTGAGGTGGGGCATTGCGTTCATCATATTGCGATGCATCCGTCACGGCCCGGCACTTTGTTTATGCAGAAGCACTGGGATGTGATGAGGAGTGATAATGCGGGTGATTCGTGGCAGGAGGTGAGCGGGAATCTGCCGACGGATTATGGGTTCGCGATCGATGTTCATGCGCATGAACCGGAGACGATTTTTGTAGTGCCGATCAAGAGCGACTCGGAGCACTATCCGCTGGACGGGAAGCTGCGGGTGTATCGCAGTAAGACGGGCGGGAATGAGTGGGAGCCGCTTACGAAGGGGCTGCCGCAGAGCGATTGCTATGTGAATGTGCTGCGCGATGCGATGTCGGTAGATTCGCTGGAGGAGTGCGGGGTGTACTTCGGGACGACGGGCGGGCAGGTGTACTGTTCGCCGGATGGTGGCAGCAGCTGGATGCCGATTGTGCGGGATTTGCCGGCGGTGCTATCGGTTGAGGTGCAGACGTTGTCTTCGGGGTCGCAGACGCTGTCATGA
- a CDS encoding NupC/NupG family nucleoside CNT transporter, with amino-acid sequence MARFTGLLGLITFLSLAYAFSTNRRAIKWRTVVWGLGLQIFFAFLVIKWTYGQTLLHKASVAVTALLSHAVDGSSMVFGPLGTPGNPLAVFAFAVLPTIIFISAFFAILYHIGFMQQVIRVVAWIMQRTMGTSGAESTNVAASIFMGQTEAPLTIRPFLSGATRSELMTIMTSGMAHVSGGIMAAYISFGINAQDLLSAVIMTAPGTILVAKMLVPETEVPATAGTVHMPPNEEHKNDNFIAAIARGTIDGGQLAFNVAIMLISFLALVGLLNAMMLGISNFLWAHGHIPFPHSLNSVLGVIGAPVAWLIGIPWHEAPAIGNLLGTRAVLNEFVAYTQLGLQKSTLTPRTFSIATFALCGFANIGSIGMQIGGIGALAPNRRNDLAQLGLRAMLAGTMANLMSASIVSMLIH; translated from the coding sequence TTGGCACGATTCACCGGTCTTCTCGGACTCATCACCTTCCTCTCCCTCGCCTACGCTTTCTCCACCAACCGCCGCGCGATCAAGTGGCGCACCGTAGTCTGGGGCCTCGGCCTCCAGATCTTCTTCGCCTTCCTCGTCATCAAGTGGACCTATGGCCAGACCCTCCTCCACAAAGCCAGCGTAGCCGTCACAGCCCTGCTCAGCCACGCCGTCGACGGCTCCTCCATGGTCTTCGGCCCCCTCGGAACCCCCGGCAACCCCCTCGCCGTCTTCGCCTTCGCCGTCCTGCCGACCATCATCTTCATCTCGGCCTTCTTCGCCATCCTCTATCACATAGGCTTCATGCAGCAGGTCATCCGCGTCGTCGCATGGATCATGCAGCGCACCATGGGCACCAGCGGCGCCGAGTCCACCAACGTCGCCGCCAGCATCTTCATGGGCCAGACCGAAGCCCCCCTCACCATCCGCCCCTTCCTCAGCGGAGCCACCCGCTCCGAACTCATGACCATCATGACCTCCGGCATGGCCCACGTCTCCGGCGGAATCATGGCGGCCTACATCAGCTTCGGCATCAACGCCCAGGACCTTCTCTCCGCCGTCATCATGACCGCCCCCGGCACGATCCTCGTCGCCAAGATGCTCGTCCCCGAGACCGAGGTCCCCGCCACCGCCGGCACCGTCCACATGCCCCCCAACGAGGAGCACAAAAACGACAACTTCATCGCCGCCATCGCCCGCGGCACCATCGACGGCGGCCAACTCGCCTTCAATGTAGCCATCATGCTCATCAGCTTCCTCGCGCTGGTCGGTCTGCTCAACGCCATGATGCTGGGCATCAGCAACTTCCTCTGGGCCCACGGCCACATCCCCTTCCCGCACTCCCTTAACAGCGTCCTCGGCGTCATCGGAGCCCCCGTAGCGTGGCTCATCGGCATCCCCTGGCACGAAGCCCCCGCCATCGGCAACCTCCTCGGCACCCGCGCCGTCCTCAACGAGTTCGTCGCCTACACCCAGCTAGGTCTGCAGAAATCCACCCTTACCCCACGCACCTTCTCCATCGCGACCTTCGCCCTCTGCGGCTTCGCGAACATCGGCAGCATCGGTATGCAGATCGGCGGCATCGGAGCACTCGCCCCCAACCGCCGCAACGACCTTGCCCAACTAGGCCTCCGCGCCATGCTCGCCGGAACCATGGCCAACCTGATGTCCGCCAGCATCGTCTCCATGCTCATCCACTAG